One window of Siniperca chuatsi isolate FFG_IHB_CAS linkage group LG15, ASM2008510v1, whole genome shotgun sequence genomic DNA carries:
- the palm1b gene encoding paralemmin 1b isoform X1, whose translation MMAEVSQEERLQAIAEKRKKQTEIENKRRQLDDDRRQLQHLKSKALRERWLLDGAPAEEETQKRLQEDEVKTKLLEQVILRLEQEIEELETDVPANKGVAKENGGENGVVQISGQTPKREVTGIEAKLLGPSPDQASADNPVTLVFMGYKTVEEEQETRTALGMEGVDGNVKAEFVVIEDGEGKAGGEAATEEQAPPNGSMAEKEKANGGGEEGDKEKEKKQTCKCCTVM comes from the exons GATGGCTGAGGTGTCACAAGAGGAGAGACTCCAGGCCATCGCT gagaaaaggaagaagcagACAGAGATTGAAAACAAGAGGAGGCAGCTGGATGATGACCGACGACAACTCCAGCATCTCAAG TCGAAGGCACTGAGGGAGCGCTGGTTGTTAGATGGAGctccagcagaggaggagacTCAGAAACGTCTGCAGGAGGACGAGGTGAAGACCAAACTCCTGGAGCAGGTCATCCTCAG GCTGGAGCAAGAGATTGAAGAACTGGAGACAGACGTGCCAGCCAATAAGGGTGTGGCCAAAGAAAATGGAG GTGAAAATGGAGTAGTGCAGATCTCTGGTCAAACCCCCAAGAGAGAGGTGACAGGGATTGAGGCCAAGCTGCTGGGTCCCAGTCCTGACCAAGCTAGCGCAGACAACCCCGTCACTCTGGTGTTCATGGGCTACAAGACCgttgaggaggagcaggagaccCGCACGGCCTTGGGAATGGAAGGggtggatggcaatgtcaagGCTGAGTTTGTTGTGATCGAGGACGGGGAGGGGAAAGCGGGAGGAGAGGCTGCCACAGAAGAGCAGGCCCCACCCAACGGGAGCATGGCGGAGAAAGAAAAGGCCAACGGAGGCGGTGAAGAAGGAgacaaggaaaaggagaagaaacagACCTGCAAATGCTGCACGGTCATgtga
- the palm1b gene encoding paralemmin 1b isoform X2, with the protein MAEVSQEERLQAIAEKRKKQTEIENKRRQLDDDRRQLQHLKSKALRERWLLDGAPAEEETQKRLQEDEVKTKLLEQVILRLEQEIEELETDVPANKGVAKENGGENGVVQISGQTPKREVTGIEAKLLGPSPDQASADNPVTLVFMGYKTVEEEQETRTALGMEGVDGNVKAEFVVIEDGEGKAGGEAATEEQAPPNGSMAEKEKANGGGEEGDKEKEKKQTCKCCTVM; encoded by the exons ATGGCTGAGGTGTCACAAGAGGAGAGACTCCAGGCCATCGCT gagaaaaggaagaagcagACAGAGATTGAAAACAAGAGGAGGCAGCTGGATGATGACCGACGACAACTCCAGCATCTCAAG TCGAAGGCACTGAGGGAGCGCTGGTTGTTAGATGGAGctccagcagaggaggagacTCAGAAACGTCTGCAGGAGGACGAGGTGAAGACCAAACTCCTGGAGCAGGTCATCCTCAG GCTGGAGCAAGAGATTGAAGAACTGGAGACAGACGTGCCAGCCAATAAGGGTGTGGCCAAAGAAAATGGAG GTGAAAATGGAGTAGTGCAGATCTCTGGTCAAACCCCCAAGAGAGAGGTGACAGGGATTGAGGCCAAGCTGCTGGGTCCCAGTCCTGACCAAGCTAGCGCAGACAACCCCGTCACTCTGGTGTTCATGGGCTACAAGACCgttgaggaggagcaggagaccCGCACGGCCTTGGGAATGGAAGGggtggatggcaatgtcaagGCTGAGTTTGTTGTGATCGAGGACGGGGAGGGGAAAGCGGGAGGAGAGGCTGCCACAGAAGAGCAGGCCCCACCCAACGGGAGCATGGCGGAGAAAGAAAAGGCCAACGGAGGCGGTGAAGAAGGAgacaaggaaaaggagaagaaacagACCTGCAAATGCTGCACGGTCATgtga